The following nucleotide sequence is from uncultured Draconibacterium sp..
GTCTTTTGATATTCCGACGGATCCAGTGGATGATCTACCAAAGGAGGCGTTCCCCACAACGAAATGAGATCGATATAAGCCAATGCACGAAATACTTTTGCTTCAGCAATCATTTGCTTTTTAACGTCTGAATCGGGTTGGATATATTGCATTACAATATTGGCATTGTATATAATATTGTAATAGCTCTGGAAACATCCCGAAAGAAAACCGTGTTCGGCACTAAATGTAAATTCGTTCATTTTTTCTAGGTCGTTGTTGTCGCCACGGTCAGCACCACCAGCCCACACATCATCTGAACAAATATTTTTCAGGAATTTGTAATTGTACATCATTCCGCGCAATTCGCCGTAAATTGCGGTTACTGCTCCTTCGGCACTTTCGTCGCTGCCATAATATTCTTCTAAACTAATAGCACCTTTTTGCACTATATCCAATTCATCTTCGCACGAAAGCATGGTGAAAACCATTGCAATGGCGGCTAAATATATTATTGTTATTCGTTTCATTTTTATTCGATTTTTTTGGTTAAGATTAGAATGACACATTAAAACCAAATATGATTTTCTTTGAGTTAGGATAACTTCCTTTATCAACTCCCAGTGCGTTTCCAACACCGGTAACTTCCGGGTCGAAACCTTTATATTTTGTAAAGGTGAAGTAATCTTCGAGCGATGCATAAACCCTTAGTCTTTTCATTCCCACTTTATCGAGTACGGAACCAGGGAGTGTGTAACCCAACTGAATTTGTTTTATTTTGAAATATGAACCATCGAAAACTGCAGCCGAAGAGGTATAATATTTATCCAGATCATTGGCTCCTGCACGAGGTCTGATTCCATTTGTGTTATCGGCGGTCCATCTGTTTTCAGTAAAATAGGTTAAACTGTTAACGGCATAATCAGTACGGTTCAGACAAGAGTAAATATCATTTCCATACGATCCCTGACCGAACACGATTGCATCAAAACCTTTATAGGCTGCATTTAAAGTAATACCGTAAGTCAGATCAGGCATACCTTTTCCGAGGTCAACTTTATCATCATCGTTAATGATATCATCCGAATTCTGATCGACAAAAACAGGATCTCCGGTAGCTGCATCGATGCCTTCAAACTCGTAACCATAAAAATACCAGGCTGGTTTCCCAACTTCAAAACGGGTAATACCACTGGTGGTATGGAAACCTGTTCCGGGGATATAATCCAGCGATTCGTGAATATTGGTTACTTTGTTTTTAATTGATGAGATATTTCCTCTCACATCGTAGGAAAAATCACCTTTCATGTCTTTCCATCCAAGTTCCAGCTCAAAACCGGTGTTTTCGATATTACCTGCATTAATAGGCGAAGCGGTATTACCTACAATTGTAGAAGGGGTAATTCCGGTTACAATCAAGTCCTTGGTTTTTTTAACGAAGTAGTCAAAAGTCATGGATAACTTGCTTTTCAGGAATCGGGCATCAATACCGATGTCGGTTTGTTCGTTGGTTTCCCATTTTAATTCCTTGTTACCAGTTGTTGATGGTTTGTAACCAATACTGTATACCGGCGAAGTGCTAAACGGATAACTGCCTGTACTTGTAACAGCGGTGCGGTACGCGAAACTACCCAGGCCTGCCAATGAACCGTTTTGTCCCCAGCTGGCACGCAACTTCAAAAAGTCTATCCAGGATGAAGCATCCTGCATAAATGATTCTTTAGAAACTACCCAACCAACAGATCCTCCGGGGAAGTAGCCCCAACGGTTGTCAAACGGCAGGTAAGCCGAGTCGAAAGCATCGGCACGCATTACAATTTCTGACAGGTACTTTTCGTCGTAATTATACCCTAAACGACCAAAATAACCGTTTTGAGTGCGTATAGTAGGTTGGCCACCTGAAACATCTTTAATGGCTTCTGATGTGGCATAAGCAAAATAGTAGTAACGCGGATCATCTCTTTGTACACCAAAATCATCATCGGTACCGGTTTTACTTCCTGAAACACCAAATGAACGAATTTTTGTAAACGATGTACCCACCGTCGCAGACAGATTGTGTTTATCGAACGAACGGTTGTAAGTGGCAAAGTTTTCCCACTGAATCCGAATGTTATTCGAACTGGATGCATCTAATCCCATATAGTTCTGATACGACTGGGAGTTGGCATAATAATCCTGCGAATAGCCATAACTTTCACCGGCACTTAGCAGGTACGAAAAACGCGTTGTTAAAACAAGGTCTTTAATAGGCTTCAGGTTTAAAAAGGCTGTTCCGTTAATATTAAAACCAGAGCTTTTTGAATAGGAATTATCACGCATAATTAGCGGATTGAGATTTTCGCTGGTGAGAAATGGCGAAACGCTATAGTAGTTACCGTTTCCATCGCTCAACAGCTCGCCAACACCGGTAGCCCGGTAGTTAGCCAGGGCAGATGCCATATTATCCGGCATATTATCTTCGGTGTAGGTTACTGCAGTCATCGGATCGAGCTGCAACGTGCTCAAAATAAGCGAACCGTATTCTGATCCTTCCGAAACCGATCTTCTTTCGTAGTATTCCAACTGATTGTTTGTACCAACTTCTAACCAGGGCTTAATGTTGTAGTTGGTATTTATCATGCTGGTATAGCGCTTATAAGTATCGGCATCGCCAACTACCATACCGTCGTTATCCAATATACTGCCCGACAAATAATAACTTCCTTTTTCGTTTCCTCCCTGGAAACTGATGTTGTGACGCTTCATTACCGACGATTCAAAAATCTCGTTCACCCAATCGGTATTTTGCTCAAAATCCCAATATTGGTAAACACGATCCATGCTAAATTTGCCGGCTTCAGTCCAATAATCGATAAATTGCTCCGAGTTCATTACCTGAGGAGTTTTGCCTATACTTTGTATGGTATATTGAAAATCGTAAGAAAGAGTACCTATCCCCTTTTTACCTTTTTTCGTGGTTATTAAAACTACTCCATTACCGGCTTGGGCACCATAAATCGCTGCCGATGCAGCATCTTTTAAAATTTCCATGCTCTCAATATCGTTAGGCTCGATACCTGCAATCGACGAGGCAATACGTCCGTCGACCACATACAATGGAGAAATTGAATTATTAGAGTTGATACCCCTGATTCGGATAGTTGGTGAACTACCCGGAGCTGCAGAGTTCGAATAAACCTGTGTACCTGCCGTTTTTCCGGCTATTGCCTGAAGTGGATTTGTAATGGTACGGTTCTCCATATCTTCCGCCTTTACCTGCGAAATGGCACCGGTAACAGAGCTTTTCTTCTGAACACCATAACCAATAGCAACCACCTCGTCAAGCGCGATGTTTGCACTTTCTAATGTTACGTTAATAATGGTTTGGCCACCAACTGCAACTTCTGTTGATTTCATTCCGATAAACGAAAACTGCAGAGTTGCATCCGAGGGCACATTTTTGAGTGCGTAGTTTCCATCAATGTCGGTAATTGTACCGTTTGTTGTGCCCTGAACAACCACCGTAACTCCGGGTAACAGCTCCCCATCACTGCCCGCGACAGTTCCTGTTACTTCAATATTGGTTTGCGAAAATGCTAACGAGGAGATCATTAAAAACATAACGATCAGCATTTTTGAGAAAAGCCGTTGCGATATAAATCGATACCGCTTTTGACTTAAATTGTAGTACTTCATAGTTTAAATTTTAGTTACAATTAAATTTGAATAACTCATATTAGTTTATTGTATTAGTCAGCTGATATTGAAATGAATTCACCATTTCAATTAATTCCTTATCATGATTGTAGACCACCATACAATCATTGTTAAAGAGCATTGTTGCACCTTCCTCAATTGAATAAGGCTCCCAGAAAGGCAACTCCGTTGTATTGGGATTTCCGTTTTTTGCAAAACTGATCCAGGCCGAGCTCATTTTGTCGGCAAGATTGCGAGCCTCCTCTCCGCCACCGGTCATTTTTCGGCAACGCGAAATATTATTGAATACAAAGGGAAGCTCCATACAATGAGTAGCGCGGAACATACCATCCAACACCGGCGATTCCCAGGTGAACAAATAGGTATATACAGGTGCACCCTGCTTATTGTACCGCAGCGATGCCTGTTCTAATGCCTTTGGTCGGAAAAGAAAATCTACATCGAGTAAATCTTTAGGTTGATAATTTGGATAGGCCTTTTTAAAAACGGATAAGTATTCATGCGTTTTTTCACCATATTGTTGTTTAAGTTCGTTTACTGCTCCAGCCTGATCAATATTTCGCAATGCAGGATTGTAGGTACTTGCCGTAAACTCATGCAAGGTCGTTCCCACCAGTAAAGGAATGTCTTTTGACAGTTCAGCAGCCTTTAAATCAGCAGGTTGCCAGGGCAATACATTTCCATCAACCGTTGGTTCCCACCCAAAAAGTAAAGCATCAAGCCCTTCTGTTCCAGCCTCTTTCCGTATTTTTGAAACAGCATTATTTCCTGCTTCAAGCAATTTTTCATAAGGTACATTTGCCAACTCATTGATTTCCGATGATTTTAAACCAAGCTCTTTCAATGTGCCCAAACCTATTTTTCTGGAATACCTGGCTTCCATGACATTTAGTAAGGAGCCGCTTTGTACAATTGCCTTATCAAATAAACCAGCCGCAGCAGGTGTAGCCATTAATGTACTAACTTTTCCTCCGCCGCCCGATTGACCGAAAATGGTAACATTCTGCGGATCGCCACCAAATTGTTCAATATTGTTTTTTACCCATTTTAAGGCTTCTACTAGATCGAGCAAACCAACATTTCCTGATTTTGCATATTTCTCGCCAAAAGCTGATAAATCAAGAAAACCCAGAACATTTAAACGATGATTCAACGAAACCAGAACTACATCGCCTTTTTTACACAGCGCTGCTCCGTCGTAGGCCGGTAATTCCTGCGCTGATCCTGCAGAATATCCACCGCCATGTAACCAAACCATTACCGGGCGTTTTTTATTATCGCTAATACCTTGTGTCCAGACATTTACACGAAGGCAGTTTTCGTCAGCGTAACCATCGTCCCAGTCAAAAGCAAAAGCCTGTTCATCCGAATACCAGCCCGTTCTCTTTCCTTGCGGGCAAACCGGACCAAATGCACGGCTACTTCTTATTCCTTTCCATGGAGCAGGAGAATGTGGCGGCATAAAACGGTCGGCTTCGGCATAAGGAATTCCCTTATAGATATAAATGCCATTTTCAATATATCCGGCCACCTCACCTGCTTCGGTTGAAACAACGGTGGAAGTGGCAGATGTTACAATTTCGTGACTATTACTTGTAGCCTGCACATTATCCTTGGTCGTTGTACACGCTCCAAAATTCAGAACTAGAAAAATTAGAATGGTTAGTTTTATTGACTTCATAAGCTATTGGTCCAACGTCGTTAAAATTTGACGTTACAATGCTAGTCATTACCGATGCAAGCCATTTTTCATTTTGTTCTAAGTGCTTTAGTATCTGTTCAATTCCACTTTTCAATTTGTTCAAATACTTATCTATTTATACAATCCCGGCATCATAAAGGAAAAAAGAGGAAAGCAGATAACGATAATTGCTATTTTTGATGCTTCAGATTTTATTCGAATGAAGAAAGCGGGCTTTTTTATACTAAGTATTTTTATATCGGTTCTTGTTTGGGGAAATTCAAGAGAGCTTAGCCAGGCTGAAAAGAATTTGGTTGTCTCAAACGAAATATCCAATCAGCAGGTAACCTCATTTGCTGAAGATGCATTCGGGCATATCTGGATTGCCACAATTCGGGGACTCAACAAATACAATATTAACGAGTATCATCAATATTTCAGTACCGATGATTCATTAAGCATTCCAAACAACCGAATACAACAAATTTATACCGACTCGAAAAAACGACTATGGGTAGCAACAGTAGATGGCGTTTGCAGATATAACGATCAGGACTGTTTTGACCGTATTCCGATTGAAAGTTCAAGTAAAAATTCCATCTATTTTTTTGAAGACAATGATGGGAAGCTCTTTTTAAACCTGAATTTTGAGATATGTGTTTACAACGAAGAGCTGAATAAGTTTGAGCCGGTGATCAGGGATTTGGATCATCAGAATTTTGGGACCTCCTGTTTAGTTGATAAATCAAATAATATTTGGGTTGTTACTCCATGGCAGGTAAAATGCTATAACAGCCATAGCTACGAGTTAAAACAAGAGTTGAAACGCGATAAGTACACTACGTTTTCGTACCTCGATGAAAATGGAAAACTTTGGCTTGCATCGTGGCAAAATTTAGAGGTTTATGATACCCGAACAGGAAAATATGAGCAAGCTCCGCAAGCCATTGCTCAACATCCGGTTTTAAAAAATGCCATTATTTACCGCATGCATCCTTACAATAACTCGTCGGTATTAATCCTAACCCAAAAAGATGGAGTTTTCATCTACAATAAATTCACCGAAACCATTGTCCATCAATCAGAAAGCGGATTTCCCTTTGTTGTGCCGGACTTCGATATCAATTCATTTTTTACCGATTCGCAAAAAAACCTGTGGATGGGATCTTACGATCAGGGCTATAAAGTGATATACCACTATAAAGAACGATTTAACAACAACCAGTTCTTACAATCGAAGTTAAAAGGTAAGTCCGTTCTTTCTGTGACTACCGACCATGACAAAAATCTATGGATTGTTACCCGTTCAGATGGTATTATGTTGTACCGCAACGACAACAACGAAATCCAACGTTTCTCCAACCAGGAATTGTATGGATTTTGGGATTCGTTTCAACATACCGCCAGTAGCATTTATATTGGCAGCGACAATACCATTTGGGTACGATCAGATTGGATGTTGCTTAAAATGCGCCTCGAAAAAGAGAAGCTGGTGCGAAAAAAACATTACTATTTCCCTACAGGTATATTATCGATTACCGAAGATGCCAAAGGCACTATCTGGCTGGGCGGAAAGGATCAATCCATTTTCGTTCTTAACAAAGGCGAAGAGTATTTCGAGCGATTTCACTTATATGGAAAAGAATATAATTTTACCCCGGCTTTGTTAACGTTATCGTCGGGTAATATTTTGGTTGCATCCTTTAATCATGAGCTACAATTAATCGATGCCAACTCAAGAGAAGTTACCCCCATCCCCATCAAACATCTAAATAAAAAAACAGCCTTTATTCCCGTGTGTCTTTTTGAAGATGCCGTTGGAGATGTTTGGATTGGCACTATTAGCAATGGAGTTTACCGGCTTTCAACCATTAACAGCACTATTGAACAGGTGAACGGAATTGGCTGTAGCGATATCAGCAGTATTACTGAAGATGTAGCCGGTAACATATGGGTTGGCACTTTGTTTGGGCTAAGTAAATTCGATAGGACTACCCAACACTTTATTAATTATTATGCCACCGACGGCATTGGAGGAAATCAGTTTAACGAAAAGAGTGTTTGCCGGCTTTCGGATAATACGCTGGTTTTTGGTGGAACGCATGGATTAACTTTTTTCAACCCGATTGATATTAATTACAAACAAAATATTCCGCTGGTTTTCGAAAACCTTAAGATACACAACAAAATTGAACAGCCGGCCACAAGCTCAAGTATCGATAAACACCTGTCGTACAACCCCGATATAACTTTAAATTATAACCAGAATAGTTTTACTATTTCGTTTTCGGCTATTGATTACGGAGAATACGAACGTGTAAAATATGCCTATAAAATGGATGGTTACGATAACGTTTGGATAGAAGCCAACAGCAGCCGACAGGCCTATTATTCCAACTTACCGGCCGGAAAATATACGTTTCGCGTAAAGATATTTAATAACGAAAACACCATTAACGAAACCCAAAACGAGATTTTTGTACGGATTAAACCGGCTCCGTGGTTGAGCTGGCCGGCCCTGTCGTTGTATACCATCCTGTTTTTATTTGTAGTAATAGTGGTTGTACGCATGAAACGTCGTATAAAAACAAATAAAGACAAAGCGCTGAAAGCCCAGATCGAAATTGAACAGGAACATAAGGTGAATAAAATGAACATGAGTTTCTTCGCCAATTTATCTCATGAATTCAGAACACCATTAACCATGATAAGCGGACCGATAACCATTTTGAGTAACGATGACCGTTTGAAAGATGAATCGAAACAACTGATATACATTGTACAACGCAGTGTAAACCGAATGCTGCGGTTGGTAAATCAATTGATGGATTTTAATAAACTGGAGAACGACACGCTTAAACTGAAGGTAAAAACCATTGATATTATATCGGAGCTTAATCGTACCATCGACATTTTTAAACTGAACGCAAAAGAAAAAGAGATTGATATAAATACCTATGGTTTGGAAGACCGGTTTGTGATGTGGCTCGATTTGGATAAGCTGGAAAAGATTGTAACAAACCTACTCATAAACGCAATAAAATTCAGTGGTTCAAAAGGTAAAATCAATATCACATTCGATGTTATTTCGCGAGACGAAATTGCCGATAATTTCCCGTTAACAGTGCAGGATGCCAGCACACAATGGGTAAAAGTTGCGATCAGCGACACAGGTAGAGGTATTCCGGAAGATAAACTGGAAAAAATATTCGAACGCTATTATCAGCTCGATAATCAAACAAAAGAATATTACAACTGGGGCACCGGCATAGGGCTTTACTATTCGCGCCGTTTGGCTGAAATACATCACGGTTATATTAAGGCCGATAACAACGACGAAGGAGGAGCAACATTTACATTTGTACTTCCGGTATCGAAACAAGCGTATTCTCCCGAAGAAAGACAACCCGAAACGGATGCTCAACAAAATGAATATATTCCTTATCCGCCGGAGAAAAAATATAAATATGCGTTTGCCAATGATAGCAACAAGCAAAAACAAAAGCTGCTGATTATTGATGACGAATCAGAAATTATTCATTACCTGAAGGCCTTGTTGTCGCCTTACTACGATGTTAATTATAAGTTTGATGCCGATTCGGCGTTTAAAGAACTGAATGAAACCGAGCCAGACCTGATTCTCTGTGATGTGGTAATGCCGGGGACTGATGGTTTTACATTTAGCCGAAAAGTTAAAGAGAGTCTTTCGTTTTGCCATATTCCAATTGTTCTGGTTACGGCAAAAGCCACGGTAGAAAACCAGGTTGAAGGACTTAACAGCGGCGCCGACGCTTATGTTACCAAACCTTTTGATCCGAATTACTTGCTGGCACTTA
It contains:
- a CDS encoding TonB-dependent receptor, which encodes MKYYNLSQKRYRFISQRLFSKMLIVMFLMISSLAFSQTNIEVTGTVAGSDGELLPGVTVVVQGTTNGTITDIDGNYALKNVPSDATLQFSFIGMKSTEVAVGGQTIINVTLESANIALDEVVAIGYGVQKKSSVTGAISQVKAEDMENRTITNPLQAIAGKTAGTQVYSNSAAPGSSPTIRIRGINSNNSISPLYVVDGRIASSIAGIEPNDIESMEILKDAASAAIYGAQAGNGVVLITTKKGKKGIGTLSYDFQYTIQSIGKTPQVMNSEQFIDYWTEAGKFSMDRVYQYWDFEQNTDWVNEIFESSVMKRHNISFQGGNEKGSYYLSGSILDNDGMVVGDADTYKRYTSMINTNYNIKPWLEVGTNNQLEYYERRSVSEGSEYGSLILSTLQLDPMTAVTYTEDNMPDNMASALANYRATGVGELLSDGNGNYYSVSPFLTSENLNPLIMRDNSYSKSSGFNINGTAFLNLKPIKDLVLTTRFSYLLSAGESYGYSQDYYANSQSYQNYMGLDASSSNNIRIQWENFATYNRSFDKHNLSATVGTSFTKIRSFGVSGSKTGTDDDFGVQRDDPRYYYFAYATSEAIKDVSGGQPTIRTQNGYFGRLGYNYDEKYLSEIVMRADAFDSAYLPFDNRWGYFPGGSVGWVVSKESFMQDASSWIDFLKLRASWGQNGSLAGLGSFAYRTAVTSTGSYPFSTSPVYSIGYKPSTTGNKELKWETNEQTDIGIDARFLKSKLSMTFDYFVKKTKDLIVTGITPSTIVGNTASPINAGNIENTGFELELGWKDMKGDFSYDVRGNISSIKNKVTNIHESLDYIPGTGFHTTSGITRFEVGKPAWYFYGYEFEGIDAATGDPVFVDQNSDDIINDDDKVDLGKGMPDLTYGITLNAAYKGFDAIVFGQGSYGNDIYSCLNRTDYAVNSLTYFTENRWTADNTNGIRPRAGANDLDKYYTSSAAVFDGSYFKIKQIQLGYTLPGSVLDKVGMKRLRVYASLEDYFTFTKYKGFDPEVTGVGNALGVDKGSYPNSKKIIFGFNVSF
- a CDS encoding carboxylesterase family protein, producing the protein MKSIKLTILIFLVLNFGACTTTKDNVQATSNSHEIVTSATSTVVSTEAGEVAGYIENGIYIYKGIPYAEADRFMPPHSPAPWKGIRSSRAFGPVCPQGKRTGWYSDEQAFAFDWDDGYADENCLRVNVWTQGISDNKKRPVMVWLHGGGYSAGSAQELPAYDGAALCKKGDVVLVSLNHRLNVLGFLDLSAFGEKYAKSGNVGLLDLVEALKWVKNNIEQFGGDPQNVTIFGQSGGGGKVSTLMATPAAAGLFDKAIVQSGSLLNVMEARYSRKIGLGTLKELGLKSSEINELANVPYEKLLEAGNNAVSKIRKEAGTEGLDALLFGWEPTVDGNVLPWQPADLKAAELSKDIPLLVGTTLHEFTASTYNPALRNIDQAGAVNELKQQYGEKTHEYLSVFKKAYPNYQPKDLLDVDFLFRPKALEQASLRYNKQGAPVYTYLFTWESPVLDGMFRATHCMELPFVFNNISRCRKMTGGGEEARNLADKMSSAWISFAKNGNPNTTELPFWEPYSIEEGATMLFNNDCMVVYNHDKELIEMVNSFQYQLTNTIN
- a CDS encoding two-component regulator propeller domain-containing protein, whose translation is MKKAGFFILSIFISVLVWGNSRELSQAEKNLVVSNEISNQQVTSFAEDAFGHIWIATIRGLNKYNINEYHQYFSTDDSLSIPNNRIQQIYTDSKKRLWVATVDGVCRYNDQDCFDRIPIESSSKNSIYFFEDNDGKLFLNLNFEICVYNEELNKFEPVIRDLDHQNFGTSCLVDKSNNIWVVTPWQVKCYNSHSYELKQELKRDKYTTFSYLDENGKLWLASWQNLEVYDTRTGKYEQAPQAIAQHPVLKNAIIYRMHPYNNSSVLILTQKDGVFIYNKFTETIVHQSESGFPFVVPDFDINSFFTDSQKNLWMGSYDQGYKVIYHYKERFNNNQFLQSKLKGKSVLSVTTDHDKNLWIVTRSDGIMLYRNDNNEIQRFSNQELYGFWDSFQHTASSIYIGSDNTIWVRSDWMLLKMRLEKEKLVRKKHYYFPTGILSITEDAKGTIWLGGKDQSIFVLNKGEEYFERFHLYGKEYNFTPALLTLSSGNILVASFNHELQLIDANSREVTPIPIKHLNKKTAFIPVCLFEDAVGDVWIGTISNGVYRLSTINSTIEQVNGIGCSDISSITEDVAGNIWVGTLFGLSKFDRTTQHFINYYATDGIGGNQFNEKSVCRLSDNTLVFGGTHGLTFFNPIDINYKQNIPLVFENLKIHNKIEQPATSSSIDKHLSYNPDITLNYNQNSFTISFSAIDYGEYERVKYAYKMDGYDNVWIEANSSRQAYYSNLPAGKYTFRVKIFNNENTINETQNEIFVRIKPAPWLSWPALSLYTILFLFVVIVVVRMKRRIKTNKDKALKAQIEIEQEHKVNKMNMSFFANLSHEFRTPLTMISGPITILSNDDRLKDESKQLIYIVQRSVNRMLRLVNQLMDFNKLENDTLKLKVKTIDIISELNRTIDIFKLNAKEKEIDINTYGLEDRFVMWLDLDKLEKIVTNLLINAIKFSGSKGKINITFDVISRDEIADNFPLTVQDASTQWVKVAISDTGRGIPEDKLEKIFERYYQLDNQTKEYYNWGTGIGLYYSRRLAEIHHGYIKADNNDEGGATFTFVLPVSKQAYSPEERQPETDAQQNEYIPYPPEKKYKYAFANDSNKQKQKLLIIDDESEIIHYLKALLSPYYDVNYKFDADSAFKELNETEPDLILCDVVMPGTDGFTFSRKVKESLSFCHIPIVLVTAKATVENQVEGLNSGADAYVTKPFDPNYLLALINSQLSNRKKTQRMLVGVTKTEKIEQDILTPQDKNFMSELYKLMENELSNSELNINRMTEVLKISRTKFYYKVKGLTGENPGVLFKTYKLNRAAELILEGNMNISEIADITGFSTPSHFSVSFKKHFGVSPKNYHG